In Melitaea cinxia chromosome 11, ilMelCinx1.1, whole genome shotgun sequence, a genomic segment contains:
- the LOC123657888 gene encoding IQ and ubiquitin-like domain-containing protein — translation MDSQKTMGIAPNPDCVKGAVACQCELGREKLLTAPPYKRSTITVDDEAKSRLQTAPCARDLEQYKCPVSHILVHFKSPLRPAEEFNKVFPSNTPLKLVKRKLAKLLSVSNNNLILTKNRNVLKETSLLSELKTDTLGNLVIDVFTKDSEEFSLASIPKESYVHELIQSMMPKKKTMPFIAIKFRIRNQNGAFTRSYHSIMKVHEVKNNLAGVFQVDPDNLVLLREDRPLKDRMALLDLDYDKYGIVEVELLTKNNEKLNLDKLYKEMPVNDVLTVMVPFGSTLKHINVEIFSELMKKPFLGGYRNVHTGKIYHHAYTQTPQKPEKLPPENKNCRDTQTAEMREKIYDTSYSRATQMTTVHAYIPNVTDRIIVPKPYETYDEMIARLNHKHYASIIQRAFRHHQFRQKVKKWLKLCMERIAKMEEERRLEREAIERRLKKDLITKTFPRTREDFDQLYAMVDRWKHAEIARISQLHSKGPRIAEFTLLLDKEVELLRCIEGYRVKVKEDNKKIKEKQFLEEISKPIAWYGRDGKLITMETVEIQKARKLNELYNTFLREDLESKDRIELLVNMKFALQDFHHPLAEEIITLLDRECDLLVRRCNDYQLEFLRRRVAACVFQLIKTSELNSEVTKCKEIRDYRKMENDRLHFCEMCHQVKLHTDFPLNAKMSGFLVCTSCSWKDVSERCWIDMTPYKFILRTVQRDERRRKCWGSLAFVLQEKDIFFIVEKLWHSRSAISECSDMIELRLCRWHVNEDWSPWNCFLITVQEMKAHLKLENPELVYDEELVQKVRNKHKLAKANFEQLLSVNKRFTESGDWNGVRAPAVARVDAVDRI, via the exons atggACTCTCAAAAAACTATGGGTATTGCCCCAAATCCGGACTGTGTGAAGGGTGCAGTTGCGTGTCAATGTGAACTAGGCCGAGAAAAGCTACTGACGGCTCCGCCCTATAAGCGCTCAACTATCACCGTAGATGATGAAGCAAAATCTCGTTTACAGACAGCGCCTTGTGCCAGAGATCTTGAACAATACAAATGTCCAGTTAGTCATATTCTCGTACATTTTAAATCGCCTCTTCGTCCCGCCGAAGAGTTCAATAAAGTCTTCCCATCGAATACCCCACTTAAATTAGTCAAAAGAAAATTAGCAAAATTACTCTCTGtatcaaataataatcttatattaACTAAGAATAGGAACGTTTTGAAAGAAACGTCTCTACTCTCTGAACTTAAGACTGATACGCTAGGAAATCTTGTAATAGATGTGTTTACAAAGGATTCTGAGGAGTTTTCGCTTGCATCTATTCCCAAAGAATCGTATGTTCATGAACTCATACAAAGCATGATGCCGAAAAAGAAGACGATGCCATTTATTGCTATTAAGTTTAGAATACGAAATCAAAACGGAGCGTTTACTCGTTCTTACCATTCAATAATGAAAGTACacgaagtaaaaaataatttggctGGCGTCTTTCAAGTGGATCCGgacaatttagttttattgcGTGAAGATCGTCCGTTGAAGGATCGTATGGCACTATTAGATCTTGACTACGATAAGTATGGTATAGTAGAAGTGGAACTTCTTACAAAGAATAATGAGAAACTAAACTTAGACAAATTATACAAAGAAATGCCCGTAAATGACGTATTGACGGTAATGGTACCATTCGGGAGCACGTTAAAACATATTAACGTCGAAATATTTTCCGAGCTAATGAAAAAGCCTTTTCTAGGCGGTTACAGAAATGTACACACAG gcAAGATTTATCATCACGCTTATACACAGACACCACAGAAACCTGAAAAGTTACCACCAGAAAACAAAAACTGTCGAGATACTCAAACAGCTGAAATGCGGGagaaaatatat GACACGAGTTACAGTCGTGCGACTCAAATGACTACCGTACATGCATATATACCAAACGTTACTGACAGGATAATCGTACCCAAGCCTTACGAGACTTACGATGAGATGATTGCAAGATTAAACCACAAACATTATGCTTCAATAATACAAAGAGCTTTTAGACATCATCAGTTCAGACAAAAAGTGAAAAAGTGGCTAAAATTatgcat gGAGAGAATTGCAAAAATGGAAGAAGAAAGAAGGTTAGAACGCGAAGCTATTGAGAGGAGATTAAAGAAAGATCTCATTACTAAAACGTTTCCAAGGACACGTGAAGATTTCGATCAACTTTATGCAatg gTTGATCGCTGGAAACACGCTGAAATTGCAAGAATATCTCAATTGCATTCAAAAGGCCCCAGAATTGCTGAATTTACACTTTTATTGGATAAAGAAGTAGAACTTTTACGTTGTATTGAAGGTTATCGAGTGAAAGTTAaggaagataataaaaaaataaaggagaagCAATTTTTAGAAGAAATTTCTAAACCTATTGCTTGGTATGGTCGTGACGGTAAACTAATCACAATGGAAACGGTTGAAATTCAAAAAGCGAGGAAACTGAACGagttatataatacatttttaagagAGGATTTAGAAAGCAAAGATCGCATTGAGCTACTCGTTAACATGAAGTTTGCTTTACAAGATTTTCATCACCCTTTAGCTGAAGAAATTATAACGCTGTTAGACAGAGAGTGCGATCTACTGGTAAGAAGATGTAACGACTATCAACTAGAATTCCTAAGACGAAGAGTTGCTGCTTGCGTTTTTCAGTTGATAAAAACTTCTGAACTTAATTCTGAAGTTACGAAATGTAAGGAAATAAGAGACTATCGAAAAATGGAGAATGACAGATTACATTTTTGTGAGATGTGTCATCAAGTTAAATTGCACACCGACTTTCCCTTAAATGCCAAAATGAGTGGTTTCCTCGTATGCACGTCCTGTTCGTGGAAAGATGTTTCGGAACGTTGTTGGATCGATATGACTCCGTACAAATTTATCTTAAGAACAGTACAACGCGATGAAAGACGAAGAAAATGTTGGGGATCGTTAGCGTTCGTTCTTCAAGAaaaagacatattttttattgtagaaaAGCTTTGGCACTCTCGTTCGGCAATAAGTGAGTGTAGTGACATGATCGAACTCAGACTATGTCGATGGCACGTTAACGAAGATTGGTCTCCATGGAATTGTTTCTTAATAACAGTGCAAGAAATGAAAGCACATTTAAAATTGGAGAATCCAGAATTGGTATATGACGAGGAGCTCGTTCAAAAAGTACGTAACAAACACAAACTTGCCAAAGCGAACTTTGAACAACTATTATCAGTAAATAAACGTTTCACCGAGAGCGGTGATTGGAACGGTGTGCGTGCGCCAGCCGTTGCTCGCGTAGACGCCGTCGACAGGATATAA
- the LOC123658079 gene encoding protein wings apart-like, with product MSRWGRGRSGSVAVPLDSALFRENSNCPSAARSAGTVGKWGITSFTSIRSAPYAYQNNIHKKPVQDQNSPLTVPAVETEQPPPKPKKFFKSRNAELYPPVPQITYAPPVPAAPLSPEHPSNKEKKTNKRSRYNRDSSSPELPRRNSEKSKIKKVATKASKKEETSAENSQPPNKRYLVRNRDKVINYAEDGSNSPIPEFTRYESLPPKVPSPKASPLVKSPSPVKMDVVSPSTSKETNEERKPPPIVLRISKGTSRIVSTDSNEGFTSPSSDRHSSMDTHSDMGSDYKRSPTMESICSPKHEGLKITIKCSGLNQDVKKEKKKDKKEHKSHKRHHKNTDEEPLKKASSPQQGSDTYDLYRTLASPVNETDKEPIKNKHSDSTIESQLAKLDGTNIESQSTGSEKQSKEPQPEPKPPESTGRSRRNRPNINYNENDDDFAVGTKFSSKQVIKTVSDLKKEAKKGRRKQEPIADTSVSVSSPDNQQGIDTEYPQEQNVPTDILSGSDNSKTNGAINKKLKKQKNKHNKHSSPNAAVDVQETSPSLEDQNHEKESETLLEQPITDSEPIQDTNEELIPTHCSDSAYNNCPNEFSEEEAQKCQQDEVFKSPHQLDSEEHTEDKPSVKLVITKRKGSIFKSKSLVNDNPSPLPARKRRHLYKHEWANDKGNETPRPEQAEAQETRNTVAEVSEELTRVTRYRAADPIMDNPAINEPVKPYTSVKCAKEAKEYYTVVRNVKKAHQIQEIGEFLEFNDDVDYLLDALQDNNPMSTRCLSAITLASKCTAPAFRMHLRAHGTVQKFFSALHDATDDQSLGLCTATVMFVLSQDRLNMDLDRESLELMLNLLESDVSHKNALDDCGLTSAQLAKTQERVRELCAEIKSQGKANHLDLDNITVGHLAMETLLSLTSKRAGEWFKEELRKLGGVDHIVRTIQDCAARLDEPAASWGGAQVDTLRKADRCMRVLENVTQQNEANQQYLVSGSLGAARTLAALLRRCVREARAEPALRPALLDAALPAVKVLVNLSHSFGFASSALGAQVVGEQPALMEICLIMLNNQGNFIPDNRNFDFCVCVLMLLINLVQNNDVNTQRLLNVRIRVDNEHDIISRSVSALDLIVDLFFKREELARRAEENTDALLDGEKDEETENDKKKQSQDDIDETVAKLLARAGAHMEHTMVGAYTALLLGHMADAAPPHAAAVRARLPAFAPLLPTLRKYFAFLSLTASGEAAIVAHVKSTQRIIELMENSDKQSAAASPSDLPQDMSLSGLNYSLNYNMNSSMEVDSYH from the exons ATGTCTCGCTGGGGCAGAGGACGAAGCGGCAGCGTGGCTGTGCCGCTGGACAGTGCTCTATTCAGGGAGAACAGCAATTGCCCCTCGGCAGCCCGATCAGCGGGGACAGTGGGCAAATGGGGAATTACGAGCTTCACATCAATCAGAAGCGCTCCGTACG catatcaaaataatatccaTAAGAAACCCGTACAAGATCAGAACAGTCCTCTGACAGTGCCAGCTGTAGAAACAGAACAACCACCACCAAAGCCCAAAAAGTTTTTTAAGTCTCGAAATGCAGAATTGTACCCACCAGTGCCACAAATTACTTATGCTCCACCAGTACCTGCTGCACCTCTTTCACCTGAACATCCatcaaataaagaaaagaaaactaaTAAAAGAAGTAGATATAACAGAGATTCATCATCACCAGAGCTACCAAGACGTAACTctgaaaaaagtaaaataaaaaaggtcgCCACTAAGGCATCCAAAAAGGAAGAAACTAGTGCAGAAAATTCACAACCACCAAACAAAAGATATTTAGTTCGTAATCGGGATAAGGTTATAAATTATGCTGAAGACGGGAGCAATAGTCCTATACCGGAATTTACAAGATATGAATCATTACCTCCTAAGGTGCCTTCACCAAAGGCTAGTCCTTTGGTTAAAAGTCCATCACCTGTTAAAATGGACGTTGTAAGCCCATCAACAAGCAAAGAAACAAATGAAGAGCGTAAACCTCCTCCTATAGTACTGAGAATATCTAAAGGAACATCAAGGATAGTAAGTACAGATTCAAATGAAGGTTTTACATCACCAAGTTCAGATAGACATTCTTCCATGGACACACACTCTGACATGGGTTCAGACTACAAGCGAAGTCCTACAATGGAAAGTATCTGCTCACCAAAACATGAAGGTCTTAAAATAACCATAAAATGTTCAGGATTAAATCAAGAtgtcaaaaaagaaaagaagaaagataaaaaagaacataaatCACATAAACGTCATCACAAAAATACTGATGAGGAGCCCCTTAAGAAAGCGTCTTCACCTCAACAAGGTTCAGATACTTATGACTTATATAGAACTCTTGCATCTCCAGTCAACGAAACTGATAAAGAACCTATTAAGAACAAACATAGTGATAGTACTATTGAGTCACAGTTGGCAAAATTGGACGGTACAAATATTGAGTCTCAATCTACAGGTTCTGAAAAACAATCCAAAGAACCTCAACCTGAACCAAAACCACCCGAAAGTACAGGAAGATCCAGAAGAAATAGACctaatataaactataatgaaaatgatgatgattttgcTGTAGGAACTAAATTTTCAAGTAAACAAGTAATTAAAACAGTAAGTGATTTGAAAAAAGAAGCCAAAAAGGGAAGACGAAAACAGGAACCAATAGCAGATACATCTGTCAGTGTATCTTCACCTGATAACCAACAAGGGATTGACACTGAGTATCCCCAAGAACAGAATGTCCCAACTGATATACTATCCGGAAGTGATAATAGTAAGACCAATGGAgcgattaataaaaaattgaaaaagcaGAAAAATAAGCATAATAAACATTCAAGTCCTAATGCAGCTGTTGATGTTCAAGAAACATCACCAAGTCTAGAAGATCAGAACCACGAAAAGGAATCTGAAACTCTTCTAGAGCAACCGATAACAGACTCTGAACCAATACAGGATACAAATGAAGAACTAATTCCAACACATTGTTCAGACTCTGCTTATAATAACTGTCCTAATGAATTCTCTGAAGAAGAAGCACAAAAATGTCAACAAGATGAAGTTTTTAAGTCTCCTCACCAATTAGATTCCGAAGAGCATACGGAGGACAAGCCAAGTGTTAAATTAGTTATTACAAAGAGAAAAGGTTCTATATTCAAAAGCAAATCTTTAGTGAATGACAATCCTTCACCATTGCCAGCAAGGAAAAGACGTCATCTTTATAAACATGAATGGGCTAATGAT aaaggAAATGAGACACCGAGACCTGAGCAAGCTGAAGCACAAGAAACTAGAAATACAGTTGCTGAAGTTTCAGAAGAATTAACACGAGTCACAAGATATAGAGCAGCTGATCCTATAATGGATAATCCTGCAATAAATGAACCAGTCAAACCTTATACCAGTGTCAAATGTGCTAAAGAAGCTAAGGAG TACTACACGGTTGTGCGGAATGTGAAAAAGGCTCATCAGATACAAGAAATTGGAGAGTTTCTGGAATTTAATGATGATGTTGATTATCTTCTAGATGCATTGCAA GACAACAACCCCATGTCAACTCGCTGCCTGTCAGCGATCACGCTCGCGAGCAAGTGCACGGCGCCCGCGTTCCGCATGCACCTGCGCGCGCACGGCACCGTCCAGAAGTTCTTCAGCGCGCTGCACGACGCGACCGACGACCAG AGTTTGGGACTGTGTACAGCAACAGTGATGTTTGTGCTGTCTCAAGATCGTCTAAACATGGATTTAGATAGGGAATCACTGGAGCTAATGTTGAATCTACTTGAATCTGATGTATCACATAA AAATGCCCTTGATGATTGTGGGTTAACATCGGCGCAATTAGCAAAGACACAAGAAAGGGTACGAGAACTTTGTGCTGAAATCAAAAGCCAAGGGAAAGCAAATCATCTTGATTTGGATAATATCACG GTTGGGCACCTGGCAATGGAAACGCTCCTGTCGCTGACGTCGAAGCGTGCCGGCGAGTGGTTCAAGGAGGAATTGCGCAAGCTGGGCGGCGTCGACCACATCGTGCGCACCATACAGGACTGCGCCGCACGCCTCGACGAGCCCGCCGCGAGCTGGGGCGGCGCGCAGGTCGACACGCTGCGCAAGGCCGACCGCTGCATGCGCGTGCTGGAGAAC GTGACGCAGCAGAACGAGGCCAACCAGCAGTACCTGGTGTCGGGCTCGCTGGGCGCGGCGCGCACGCTGGCGGCGCTGCTGCGGCGCTGCGTGCGCGAGGCGCGCGCCGAGCCCGCGCTGCGGCCCGCGCTGCTGGACGCCGCGCTGCCCGCCGTCAAGGTGCTCGTCAACCTCTCGCACTCCTTCGGGTTCGCCT catCTGCACTTGGAGCTCAAGTAGTGGGAGAACAACCCGCTTTAATggaaatttgtttaataatgttaaacaaTCAAGGGAACTTCATACCAGATAACAGAAATTTCgatttttgtgtttgt GTGTTGATGCTTCTAATTAATCTAGTACAAAACAATGACGTTAATACGCAAAGGCTATTAAATGTTCGGATAAGAGTGGACAATGAACATGATATCATATCAAGGAGTGTATCAGCACTGGACCTTATCGTTGACTTATTCTTTAAGAGAGAGGAACTAGCaag gagAGCAGAAGAAAATACTGATGCTTTattagatggtgaaaaggacgAAGAAACAGAGAATGATAAAAAGAAACAATCACAAGATGACATTGACGAAACAGTGGCTAAAT tgctggcgcGCGCGGGCGCGCACATGGAGCACACGATGGTGGGCGCGTACACGGCGCTGCTGCTGGGCCACATGGCGGACGCGGCGCCGCCGCAcgccgccgccgtgcgcgcGCGCCTGCCCGCCTTCGCGCCGCTGCTGCCCACGCTGCGCAAGTACTTCGCCTTCCTGTCGCTCACCGCCAGC GGCGAGGCAGCTATCGTTGCCCACGTGAAATCGACGCAGCGCATTATCGAGTTAATGGAGAACAGCGACAAGCAGAGCGCCGCCGCCTCGCCCTCCGACCTGCCGCAAGACATGTCGCTCAGCGGCCTCAACTACTCGCTCAACTACAACATGAACTCTTCTATGGAGGTGGACAGCTACCACTGA